The Pseudodesulfovibrio sediminis genome includes the window CATGGCCCTGCCGATCATGTCCGGCGGCAGCCTGAACATCCAGGGGTCCTGGCCCAGGAACGAGACCACTGACCGGATCGTTCAGGAGCTGACCAACCTTGGTCTCAGGATTGACATAGCCACCGAAAATATTGTCGTATCCAAAGAGGGCGACGTACCTGAAAACGGCACCATCACCCTTGGCGAAATTCCCGATCTCCAGCCCCTGGCCCTGGCCCTGGGACTCCGATTGGGCAACGCCACATTAACCGGCACATTTGACGGGACCATCACCGAATTGCTTGACCGCATGAGCGCGCTGTACGAAGAAACCGAGGACGGTCTCGTACTCAAGCCCGGCACCAAGCGTTGGGACGGCACGTGGTACAGCCCGGACCCGATCTGGTCCATGGGATGTGCCCTTTCCGCCTATGTCGTTCCCGGCATCCTGCTGGAGAACCACGGCGAAGTGACCGCCACATGGCCCGAATTCTGGAACTTCTACAACTCCCTGCCCACCGGCAAGATGAAACCCAAACCGGTACGCGAGAAGAAAGATGACACAAGAAAACGCATCAAAATCAGATAAACGACTCAGCGACGACATCCCGACCCTGGAGGCCGAGGTGGTCACGCTGACCAAGGAACTCGAAGACACCGTGGTGGCCATACGCACGTTCATGGAAGCCGAAGACCCGAGAAACGGCATTTACCACCACGAGGAAATATTCCGATTGCAGCAGGATAAACTGCGACTGGATGTGGAGATCAAATTCCGCACCAACAAGATCAACCGGATCAATCTCGGCATTGACGAGACAGGACCCTCGGAAGGCGTGAAAAACGGCTTCCTGTTCTGATCGGTTGTACAGGGAACGTCTATGATTGCGGATGGAAACGGCTGTTTTCATCCGCATCGTCTACCCCCTCCCTGCCACGTTGGGATAGAGTGAGATAATAAGGATAGTACCGCATCTGACCGTGAACGGACCGGAAATGAGAGCCCCGGAGACACCCCGCACGCAGGTGATTTGAGAGAGACCCTTTTGACTTGAACAGGAGAAAGCATGGGCAAGAGCATCACCCACAAGATCATTGAGAAGCACCTTGTTTCCGGCGAGATGGTCGCCGGACAGGAAGTCGGTCTGCGCATCGACCAGACACTGACCCAGGACGCCACCGGCACCATGGCATGGCTGCAGTTCGAAGCCATCGGCATCGGCGAAGTCCGCACGGACCTGTCTGTCAGCTACGTGGACCACAACACCCTGCAGATGGGATTCCGCAACCCTGACGACCATCGCTATCTCCGCACCGTCGCCGCCAAATCCGGCGCAGTCTTTTCCCCGGCCGGCACCGGCATCTGCCACCAGCTGCACCTTGAGAACTTTGCCAAGCCCGGCGCGACCCTCATCGGCTCCGACTCCCACACCCCCACCGCAGGCGGCATCGGCTCCATGGCCATGGGCGCAGGTGGCCTGTCCGTGGCACTGGCCATGGCCGGTGAAGCGTATTTCATCCCCATGCCCAAAGTCGTCAAGGTCGAGCTGACCGGCGAGCTGACCGGCTGGGCCGCAGGCAAGGACGTCATCCTTGAGCTGCTCCGTCGCCTGACCGTCAAGGGCGGGGTGGGCAAGGTCTTTGAATACGCCGGTCCCGGCGTAGCCGCACTGTCCGTGCCAGACCGCGCCACCATCACCAACATGGGTGCCGAGCTGGGTGCCACCACCTCCATCTTCCCGTCTGACGACAAGACTAAATTCTTCCTGGAGAAAATGGGCCGTGGCGAAGACTTTGTCGAACTGATCGCCGATGCCGACGCCGAATACGACGAAGTCATCGAGATCAACCTGTCCGAGCTGGAACCGCTGGTCGCCCAGCCCCACATGCCCGACCAGGTGTGCAAGGTCAAAGAACTGGCCGGCAAAAAGATCGACCAGTGTGCCATCGGCTCCTGCACCAACTCATCCTATTCCGACCTCAAGAACACCGCGCAGATTCTGAGCGGCAAAATGACACCGGCAGAGACCGATCTGATGATCTCCCCCGGCTCCAAGCAGGTCATGAAGATGCTCGCCCGCGAAGGCCTCATCGAACCGCTGCTGGATGCAGGCGCCCGTCTGCTGGAATGTTCCTGCGGCCCGTGCATCGGCATGGGTGGCTCCCCGGTTTCCGCCGGTGTGTCCGTCCGCACCTTCAACCGCAACTTCGAAGGCCGCTCCGGCACACAGGACGGTCAGGTCTATCTGGCCAGCGCCCAGACCGCTGCACGCCTCGCGCTTGACGGCGAGTTCACCGATCCCGCCACCTGGGGTCCGGCTCCCGAGCGCGTGGAACTGCCCGAAGATGTCCCGTCCATCCGCGACCTGTTCGTCTTCCCTCCGGCCGACAAGAGCGCTGTCGAGATCCTGCGCGGCCCCAACATCGTGGCCCTGGAAGACTTCGACAAACTGTCCGACACCGTGGAAGCCAAGGTGCTGCTCAAGGTGGAAGATAACATCACCACCGACCACATCCTGCCTGCCGGTGCCGAAATTACCGCCCTGCGGTCCAATATTCCGGCCATCAGCCAGTATATCTTCAGCCGTGTGGACGAAGGCTTTGTCGGTCGCATGAAAGAACACGGCACCGGCGTCATTCTGGGCGGCGACAACTACGGCCAGGGTTCCAGCCGCGAACACGCAGCACTCGGCCCCCGTCATCTCGGCGTCAAGGCCGTCATCGTCAAGTCCCTGGCCCGCATTCACCGCGCCAATCTGGTCAACTTCGGCATCCTGCCCCTGTTGCTGGTAGACCCCGCCGACTACGACGCGTTGTCCGAAGGTGATGATCTGATCATCCCGGCCAACGCCATGACCCCCGGCGGCACCATTGACATCACGACCGGCTCAGGCAAGAGTGTCACTGTCACAAATGATTTGACCAAAAAGGAACTGGAGATTATCCAGTCAGGTGGCCTCCTCAACGCTGTGCGTGAAGGTCAGGCATAACCTTGGAATAAATTCCGCGCCCTCGCATGAGGGCGCGGATTGAATTACAGAGCTATTGGAGCGCAAATGTTAGAAATCATGCGTGAGAACGCATCGGGTTGGATCGTCAAGATCCTGTTCGCCGTCATCATCGTTGTCTTTGTTTTTGCCTTTGGTATGTCCGGGCTGACCAATTCCGGGGATCCGGTCATGGCCTCCGTGGACGGCAAGACCATCACACGGGCCGAATTTCAGTTGGCCTACAACCGCGCCACCGAGATCGTCAGGCAGTCCAACCCGCAGGTCACCCAGGCCCAGCTCAGGAGCACCCAGTTCAAACAGCTCGTCATGAGCAACCTGATGGACGAAATTCTCCTGCTCAATGAAGCTGATAAACTCGGCGTCTCCGCTTCAGACGATGAAGTTGTCGCCGGTATTTCCGCCCAATCCATGTTCAAGAATGCCGATGGCAAGTTTGATCCCAACATCTATCAGGGCAGACTGCGCCAGCTCCGCATGACACCGGCTGAGTATGAAGCGGACTTCAAGAAGGAACTGATGATGGACAAGGTCAGGCAGCTCGCGGTTCGCCCCGCAGAGGTGACCGAGGCTCAGGCCCGCCATCTCTTCAACTGGCTCGGCGAACAGGTGCGCATGGACTTCATCGAAGTGGCTCCCAATGACTTTATTGACACGGTGACTGTCAGCGAAGACGAAATCAAGACGTTCTTCGATGCCAACACCGAACGCTTCACGGCCCCCGCGCAGGTCACGCTCCGTTACCTCACGTTCACCCCCGAAGCCCTGGCCAAAAACGAAACGGTCACGGATGAGGAGATCGCCAGCTACTACGAAGCCAACAAGGCTTCCATGGAGCAGAAGGAGCAGGTCCGCGCCCGTCACATCCTGGTCATGTCCAAGGACAGCGACCCCGAAGAAGTGCAGGCCGCCGCTGCCAAGAAGATTGAAAAAGTATTGAAAAAGGCCCAGGCCGGTGAAGATTTCGCCGCTCTGGCCAAGGAATATTCCGAAGGCCCCTCCGGCCCCAACGGTGGCGAGCTTGGATGGTTCGCTCGCGGCGCCATGGTGCCCGACTTCGAGGCCGTCGCCTTTGCCACCAAGAAAGGCGAAATATCCGGTCTGGTCAAAACCCGTTTCGGCTGGCACATCATCAAGGTCGAAGACCACAAGGATGCCAAGCTCAGGACACTGGACGAGGCCAAAGACGAGATCAGGCAGGAGATCGCTCAGGAAAAGGCGGCCGAACAGGTCACTGAACTGCTGGATCAGTCCATGGATCGCCTCGTTTCCGGCATGAGCATCAGTGACATCGCCACCGAGTTGAAGCTGACCGTAGAGACCAGCGAGCCCATGCCCGCGGCCTTCCTGGGCCAGATTCTCGGCATCGCTCCCGAAGTCGTCACAGTGCTGGAAGAACTGCCCGCAGGCACGGCGCAGCAGACCCCCGTGGCCATCAACGGCGGCTACATTCTCGCAGAGAAGGTCGAGGACATTGCTCCGGCCCTCATCGAGCTGGACAAGGCCAAGCCGACCATCATCAAGATTCTCAAGGAACAGAAAGCAACCGAAAAGGCCAAGGCCAAGGCTGAGTCGATCCTCGCCGCCCTGACCGGTTCTGACGCAGCCAAAGTTGCCAAGACATATGCGGCCCGCATCATGACTTCCGAGTCCTTTGATCGCCAGGGCAACATCCCGGCGCTCGGCGCAAGTCAGGAACTGACAACCGCCCTGTTCAACGCCAAGGATGACGCATGGCTGCCCACGGTATACGCCCTGTCCTCCGGCATGGTCGTGGCTCGCCTGAACGAGCGCATCCCGGCCTCTGACGCCACATGGGC containing:
- a CDS encoding aconitate hydratase; this translates as MGKSITHKIIEKHLVSGEMVAGQEVGLRIDQTLTQDATGTMAWLQFEAIGIGEVRTDLSVSYVDHNTLQMGFRNPDDHRYLRTVAAKSGAVFSPAGTGICHQLHLENFAKPGATLIGSDSHTPTAGGIGSMAMGAGGLSVALAMAGEAYFIPMPKVVKVELTGELTGWAAGKDVILELLRRLTVKGGVGKVFEYAGPGVAALSVPDRATITNMGAELGATTSIFPSDDKTKFFLEKMGRGEDFVELIADADAEYDEVIEINLSELEPLVAQPHMPDQVCKVKELAGKKIDQCAIGSCTNSSYSDLKNTAQILSGKMTPAETDLMISPGSKQVMKMLAREGLIEPLLDAGARLLECSCGPCIGMGGSPVSAGVSVRTFNRNFEGRSGTQDGQVYLASAQTAARLALDGEFTDPATWGPAPERVELPEDVPSIRDLFVFPPADKSAVEILRGPNIVALEDFDKLSDTVEAKVLLKVEDNITTDHILPAGAEITALRSNIPAISQYIFSRVDEGFVGRMKEHGTGVILGGDNYGQGSSREHAALGPRHLGVKAVIVKSLARIHRANLVNFGILPLLLVDPADYDALSEGDDLIIPANAMTPGGTIDITTGSGKSVTVTNDLTKKELEIIQSGGLLNAVREGQA
- a CDS encoding SurA N-terminal domain-containing protein, translating into MLEIMRENASGWIVKILFAVIIVVFVFAFGMSGLTNSGDPVMASVDGKTITRAEFQLAYNRATEIVRQSNPQVTQAQLRSTQFKQLVMSNLMDEILLLNEADKLGVSASDDEVVAGISAQSMFKNADGKFDPNIYQGRLRQLRMTPAEYEADFKKELMMDKVRQLAVRPAEVTEAQARHLFNWLGEQVRMDFIEVAPNDFIDTVTVSEDEIKTFFDANTERFTAPAQVTLRYLTFTPEALAKNETVTDEEIASYYEANKASMEQKEQVRARHILVMSKDSDPEEVQAAAAKKIEKVLKKAQAGEDFAALAKEYSEGPSGPNGGELGWFARGAMVPDFEAVAFATKKGEISGLVKTRFGWHIIKVEDHKDAKLRTLDEAKDEIRQEIAQEKAAEQVTELLDQSMDRLVSGMSISDIATELKLTVETSEPMPAAFLGQILGIAPEVVTVLEELPAGTAQQTPVAINGGYILAEKVEDIAPALIELDKAKPTIIKILKEQKATEKAKAKAESILAALTGSDAAKVAKTYAARIMTSESFDRQGNIPALGASQELTTALFNAKDDAWLPTVYALSSGMVVARLNERIPASDATWAEQKATWMEQVSRGYSQEMLAAYMEELNKNATKEIARPDLLQ